Part of the Gemmatimonadaceae bacterium genome is shown below.
TGGCGCCGGCGGCCGGCGGTAGTGGCGGGCGGCCGGGGCAGGGTCACCTTCGCGAGCACCGTGTCCAGCCTTCCGGAAACGTGCGTCAAGATCGCGCGCACAACCACACTGTCGGACGCATCGACAGGAACGCCGCCGATGGCACGCCACGTTCCCCCCGTCGCGCTCATGAAATGAAGGGGCTCGCCCGCCATCGATCCGCTGACTCCAACAATCGGATCGGACTGCTCCTGCGAGCCAACCACCGCCACTCTCACGATCGATCCGGGCTGCGGACGCGACGGAAGGGTGGTGATCGAAGTCTGTCCCGAACGCGCCGGCCGGGAGTGTTGTGCCGTCTCCTGCGCATCCGCGACGCCAGCCGCCATCAGGCAAACAGCAACGCGGCTGGCAATGCAGCCAATCATGGAGACACTCCCGTCGCCACCACCCTCGTATCACCCTTGCTCGTCAACAGTCAGAATCCCAGTAATTGTATGCGTTCCCTTATTTCGACGACTCGCCAGCTGCCTTCGGGCAGAGGCCCAAGCTTCAATCCGCCAATCGCGAAGCGATGTAACGCCTCCACATGATTGCCGACCGCGGCGAACATTCTGCGTACCTGATGATACCGGCCTTCAGTCAGTGTGATCCGCACATGGCGGGTGTCAAGTATTTCGAGCGTCGCCGGTTTGAGCGGTGTTCTGTCTGACTCGAGAACCATTGCGCCACTGGCGAAGGTCGCTGCTTCGTCGCCTCTCAGATGCTGGGAGAGACGTACGTCATACACCCGTGGAAGATGGTTGCGTGGCGATGTGATTCGATGATTGAGCTGACCATCGTCAGTGAGCAACAGCAGTCCCGACGTATCGCGGTCGAGCCTTCCCGCGGGCGACATCGCCGGGGATCGCACGTGAAACCGCGGCGGCATCAATTCATAAATGAGCGTGCTCGCCTCTCTCGCCGAGCAGACGTAGCCGGCCGGCTTGTTGAGCATGATCAGTGCGCCAGGCGCAGGGTCGAGTGGTTTGCCGTCAATCAGCAGGTCCTCGTGACTTGGGAAGTCCCCCTCTTTCGCAAAGCTGCCGTCTCTCAGTTTCACCTTGCCTTCCCGCAACATGTTCGTCACGTCGCGCCTGCTGCCGTAACCGAGATTTGCGATATACCTGACGAGCTTCACGATCCGCTCCTTTGACGTCCGCGGTTCAGCTCCCGTCGGGAGACCTGACGCCCACGGCGTCAGAAAGCGCACGATCCGCTCGTTCGGTCATGAGCCGCGTCACGAATCTCTGGCCTTCGCCAATCCGCTCTACTTCCAGCGCCGTTGCCTCGCTGGTCTGTTCGAGCCTGGAAAATCTCTCAATGAGCTCGCGTGGCAACTCGGTTACCCCGGCAACGTTTTTTCGCCAGATCCTGCGCGCGTAGGCAATCGAGATGGGAACCATCACTGCGAGCAACAGGAGCAAAGTGCCGCCGGCGAACAACGCTTCCCGGGGAGGCCCGTCTCTCATCGTCGGTGGTTCGATCGTGACCGCACCCGGTATCGACGCGGCACGAGCGACCTGCAGATCGGCCGCAACGATCGCCTTGTCGACATCGGCAATCCTCAGGTCGATCTGGCCGATGCGCTGCTGCATTCCCGAGCTCGCCTGGCCCGGCACGGTACCATGATCTTCAAGTTCCCTCAGGAGGCCATGACGCTGTTCCACGAGACTCCGCAGCTGGCCCTGGAGCTCGTCCCGCTGCGCGGTTGCGGCCCGGTATACCAGAGTCGCGGAAGGCGCTGCTTCCACGGCGGCTGCTGGTGGCTGCGGGGGGGCTGGTGGCTGCGGGAGGGCTGGAGCTTGTTCCGGTGCTGAAGAATTTTGCATGACCGTCGGAGGTGGTTCGGGAATTCGTCGGGTGCCTATGCTCAAACTACGCTGCGACCGTCACGGCTGTTTCACTCCACCAGCGAGCGAATAGTCGAAGCCATACGAATGCTTTCCGTTGGCAATGTCGATTGTCATTGTCCCGGCCAGTCCCGTCAACTCCCCGGTTCCCGAGTCAGGCACAACCGCAATGAGCAACTGCGGGGCGCTTCGCGTCATCGTCCCATTGTGCTGCAACACGAAGCTGCCAGTGCGGCCATGAAGCGTTCCTGTCACCCGCTCGATTGCGACGTAGCCCGCGGAGCCTTCGATGGCCGTCATCGCCGTGAGCATCTGGCCTTTGCTGACTCCTTCCAGATCGCCGCGAAACTGTTTGTCGATTGACATTCTGCCGAGGCTGGCAACGTCTGCATAGTCGTCGGCTGCCTGCGCCTTGAGTTTCACCTCGAACGTGCCGGCTGCGTGGATCACCATTCCTTTTTTCTCCATGTTGGCGACTATCGGGATAAGACCGCGCAGGCGGGGAAGCTCTGCATACAGCGATCTGCCGGGACACGACGTCTGTGCGTAATCGCGGTGGGCAGCGAGTGAATCCGGCGGAATGCCGAATCGGCGCGCCTGGCCCGGGATTAGAGCACCCAGAGTTTTCCGCTGGGCAGACGATAGTGTGTCATTCTCGAAGTTCCCTTCGACCACGATAAGCAGATGACCAGTCGGATCATACGGCGTATTCGAATCACCCACATACCGCCACTCGCGTCCCTCGGCAACCGAACCATCTACGGCCACGTAGTAGTGATACGGGACATCCGCCCACGCCTGCTTGCGCCGGCCGCTGGCAAGAGAGTCGTCGCGCTGTGAAAAAGCCTGAAGTCCGCGCAGCTTGGCTTCAACGGTGCGACTGGTGTCTTGCGCAACGCCGGTATGATGGATTGTGATGCGGACAGGCACATGGCTGCGCATTGGCAGCACTGGTGCCCGTGCACCCCACTCAGCGCGGGAGATGTAGTGCACCCCATCGGGCATTCCGGCCGGAGGAGCCATACGTGCGTTGCAACCTCCCAGCAACAACGCCGCAGCGGGATACAACAACGCAGAACACAGTTTTCGACGCCTGCCGAGGCTCAACTTGCCTTCCGCGCCGGGACTGCAGGCAGCCGTGCATTTTCCAGACTGTATTTTGCCATTTCCAGAGCATCTCCTTCTGTTGTCGACCTGACATGCTGCAGCAGCGTCACGCGCCGCGACCTTTCTCTCTCGTCCTGCCCGGCCTCGGCGATGAGCATCGCAAGGTCAGCTTCGATCTGGGCTCTCGTCTCGTTTTTCAGGTAGAGCAGCGCAAGACCTGCAACCTGAAATCGGCCGAAACCTTCGATGAGAAACTCACACAAAGCCGGGCTGGTGCGAAGGTGAATCCGGATTGTCTGCTCCACGCTGCGCACTGGATATTGCGGGAACGCGGCAGCGTGAATAATTGCGGATGCAAAATTGTTGAGCAGCAGCTCAGCCATCGCCTTCACTTCGTCACGGGTCGCCGTGTCTCCTTCCGTCCACTTTCGGTTGTCATAGAAATAGGGACGGAGATAAGGCTTTTCGACAAGCAACTTGAGATGATCCGATGTCTCGATCATGGCTCGCTGCACCAGCTGAATCTCCGGCTGCTGCCGGGAGTTCTCCAGCTGGCGACGCGCCATTTCGAGTTGCTCCCTCGATGCGCGCAACTGCCTCACGAAGACGGAAAAGTTCAGCAGACTCGTCAGCACCAGCAGCAGCGTCCCGGCAATGGTCACCAATGGAATCCACACCGCCAGGTTCATTGCGTGTCGCCGGGTCCAGAGTGAGTGTCATCACCTTTTTTCAATGCAGCCGCCTGCTTGGCAGCGGACAGGTAGCCCGGCTCGAGGTTGAGCAGGTTGGAAATCTTCCGCGTGAGATAATGTTCGTGCTCGGCGATCTGCCCGTCGGCGAGCGCAACACCCCACATCACTTCCGCCAGCACCAGCTTCTGGCCTGTATCGTAGCTCCTTATCAGCGCAGATGTAAACGCGAAGTGGTCCACAGCGCGCAGCCGTTCCTCTTCGGCGAGTGCCATCACTTTCGCCGTATCACCAGCGGAAAGGGCAAAGTGTCGCTCCAGTGACTGTTCGATATGGGTCCGTTCCGACGGCGAGAACTCGCCATCGGCAAATGCAATGTCCAGCAGGAGGGCACAGGCAGCGAGATGCAAGGGATCCAACACATTGTCGCCTTGTGCTTCCACCCGGCCGGGCGCGGCACGCTGGAACAACGAGCGAATTCGATCGGTTAGCATGCCGTCGATTCTAACCGATCGCCCCCCTGTGCGCGATGCGGCGAAGCCGGTTGCGCGGTATTAGATTTTCCTGCGAATCATCTGTTCTGATACTGAGCTCCATGCCCCTGGATGGAATATCCCATGATCGCCCTGACCGTTCGCAGATGTGGCTTCCTGCTGCTTGCCGCTGTTGCCGGCTGTTCCAGCCCGGGCACGGACATCATTGGCCCACCGCCGATCCCGCCGATCCCGCCGGGTCCGCCACCAATCGCGCCACTCGACACGACTGCGCCGGCTTTGCAGCGGGAGATGCGCGGCCTGTGGGTGGCGACAGTGGCAAATATTGACTGGCCGAGCAGGTCGACTCTCACCGCGGAGCAGCAGCGCGCGGAGTTGAGCGACATAATGACACGGGCTTCGACGACCGGGATCAATACAATCGTTCTGCAGGTCCGCCCCGCGGGCGATGCTGTGTATCTGTCGGCACTCGAGCCGTGGGCCGCTATCCTGACCGGGACGCAGGGAAAGGATCCCGGCTACGATCCGCTGACATTTGCGATTCAGGAGGCGCACGCGCGCGGGATGGAGCTGCATGCGTGGATCAATCCGTTCCGCGCCGGGAATACGTCAGATACCGCCAAGCTTGCCGCACTGCACCTGTACAACACGAAAAGAGATCTCGTCCGTATCTACGGCGGAAATCTCTGGATGGATCCCGGTGAGCCGGAAGTACACGATCACTCGATGCGCGTCATCACTGACATCGTACGCCGTTACGATATCGACGGCATTCACGCCGACGATTACTTCTATCCGTACGTTGTGAACAACAGCGCGGGACAGCCCCTCGCTTTTCCTGATGACGCCTCATACTCGAAATACAGTGCCGGGCTATCGCGCGGCGACTGGCGGCGCGCAAACGTGGACCGATTCGTTGAGAGGCTGAACCGCGAAGTGCATGCGATCAAGCCGACCGTGAAGGTGGGCATCTCTCCATTTGGCATCTGGCGCCCAGGTTTCCCGGCGGGCGTAAACGGTCTCGACGCATTCGCCTCGATCTATGCTGACTCGCGCAAATGGCTCCAGGAGGGCTGGCTGGACTATCTCGCACCGCAGCTTTACTGGGCCATCAGTGCACCGCAACAAAGCTTCCCTGCCCTGCTCGACTGGTGGTTCTCGCAAAACATCAAAGGCCGGCACGTATGGCCGGGGCTCGCCACTTACAAAGTGGGAGACGGAACCCCGAGCGCATTTACGATGCAGGAAATCCCGGAGCAGATTCGCACGACGCGTGCGAGGCCGGCGGGTACCGGACACCTCCTCTACAATACCACCACGACGCTCAAGCGGAACGGCGGCATGCTTGCGGCGACACTCGCGGCAGATATTTACAAAACCGGCGCACTCGTTCCGGCGGTCCCGTGGCTCGACGCTTCGGCCCCCGGCGCGCCTGCGCTGACAACGTCGGGGTCGGCAATCACGATCACGCCGGCATCGGGCG
Proteins encoded:
- a CDS encoding pseudouridine synthase; the protein is MKLVRYIANLGYGSRRDVTNMLREGKVKLRDGSFAKEGDFPSHEDLLIDGKPLDPAPGALIMLNKPAGYVCSAREASTLIYELMPPRFHVRSPAMSPAGRLDRDTSGLLLLTDDGQLNHRITSPRNHLPRVYDVRLSQHLRGDEAATFASGAMVLESDRTPLKPATLEILDTRHVRITLTEGRYHQVRRMFAAVGNHVEALHRFAIGGLKLGPLPEGSWRVVEIRERIQLLGF
- a CDS encoding DUF3224 domain-containing protein, whose translation is MAPPAGMPDGVHYISRAEWGARAPVLPMRSHVPVRITIHHTGVAQDTSRTVEAKLRGLQAFSQRDDSLASGRRKQAWADVPYHYYVAVDGSVAEGREWRYVGDSNTPYDPTGHLLIVVEGNFENDTLSSAQRKTLGALIPGQARRFGIPPDSLAAHRDYAQTSCPGRSLYAELPRLRGLIPIVANMEKKGMVIHAAGTFEVKLKAQAADDYADVASLGRMSIDKQFRGDLEGVSKGQMLTAMTAIEGSAGYVAIERVTGTLHGRTGSFVLQHNGTMTRSAPQLLIAVVPDSGTGELTGLAGTMTIDIANGKHSYGFDYSLAGGVKQP
- a CDS encoding TerB family tellurite resistance protein; amino-acid sequence: MLTDRIRSLFQRAAPGRVEAQGDNVLDPLHLAACALLLDIAFADGEFSPSERTHIEQSLERHFALSAGDTAKVMALAEEERLRAVDHFAFTSALIRSYDTGQKLVLAEVMWGVALADGQIAEHEHYLTRKISNLLNLEPGYLSAAKQAAALKKGDDTHSGPGDTQ
- a CDS encoding family 10 glycosylhydrolase, encoding MIALTVRRCGFLLLAAVAGCSSPGTDIIGPPPIPPIPPGPPPIAPLDTTAPALQREMRGLWVATVANIDWPSRSTLTAEQQRAELSDIMTRASTTGINTIVLQVRPAGDAVYLSALEPWAAILTGTQGKDPGYDPLTFAIQEAHARGMELHAWINPFRAGNTSDTAKLAALHLYNTKRDLVRIYGGNLWMDPGEPEVHDHSMRVITDIVRRYDIDGIHADDYFYPYVVNNSAGQPLAFPDDASYSKYSAGLSRGDWRRANVDRFVERLNREVHAIKPTVKVGISPFGIWRPGFPAGVNGLDAFASIYADSRKWLQEGWLDYLAPQLYWAISAPQQSFPALLDWWFSQNIKGRHVWPGLATYKVGDGTPSAFTMQEIPEQIRTTRARPAGTGHLLYNTTTTLKRNGGMLAATLAADIYKTGALVPAVPWLDASAPGAPALTTSGSAITITPASGERARWWVIRRRASGSWTQRVQFATDLTVPLDTATDRVIVQAVDQAGNASAIAEWRR